Part of the Deltaproteobacteria bacterium genome is shown below.
TCCTCGAGCGCGTACGCCTTCTGCGGCTCGATCTTCGCGGCGCCCGCGCGATACTTCTTTCCGTGTTTCGCCATTGTCAGCCCTCGACCACGATGCCCATGCTGCGCGCGGTTCCCTCGACGGTCCGCATCGCCGCCTCGAGACTTCCCGCCGTGAGATCGGGAGTCTTCAGTTGCGCGATCTCGCGAATCTGCTGCTTCGTCACAGTGCCGACCTTGTTCTTGTGCGGCACGCCGGAGCCCTTCTCGACGCCCGCAGCGCGCTTCAACAGCACCGACGCCGGCGGCGTCTTGGTCACGAACGTGAACGAGCGGTCCGCGTAGACAGTGATGATCACCGGAATGATCAACCCCTGCTGCGCTTGGGTCTGCGCGTTGAACTGCTTGCAGAACTCCATGATGTTCACACCGCGCTGACCGAGCGCCGGACCGACGGGCGGACTCGGATTCGCCTGTCCGGCAGAAATCTGGAGCTTGACCTCAGCGACGACTTTCTTCGCCATCGAATACCGTCCTTTACGCTTTCTCGACCTGGATGAAGTCGAGCTCGACGGGCGTCGCCCGGCCGAAAATACTGATAAGAACCCGGAGCTTACCCTTCTCCGGCTTCACTTCCTCGACCACACCGTTGAAATCCTGGAACGGTCCGTCGACCACTTTGACGTTCTCGCCGCTCTCGAAGAACACCTTCGGCTTCGGCTTGACCGCGCCCTCTTCGACCTGCTGCGCGATCTGGCGAACCTCGGTCTCCGAGATCGACGGCGGATCGGTGGCGCCCCCGACGAATCCGGTGACCTTCGGCGTCGACTTGACCACGTGCCACGTGTCGTCGTTGAGCGACATGTTCACCAAGATGTAGCCGGGAAAGAACTTGCGGGACGACGTCCGCCGCTTGCCTTTCACCAACTCGACGACCTTCTCTGCCGGCACGAGGATGTCGCCGAAGAACTCCTCCTTCCCCATGGAGCGGATGCGCTCCTCGAGAGCGGCCTTCACCTTGTGCTCGTACCCGGAGTACGTGTGCACGACGTACCACTTCTTCTCGGCCACGGCAGCGTCCGCCATCGTCACTGTACGCCCAGGAAGCGCGTGAAGAAGAACGAGATCACACCGTCCACCATCCCGAGCCACAACGAGACGATCAGCACGACCACGATCACGACGATCGTGGCGGCCACCGTCTCTTGACGCGTCGGCCAGTGGACCTTGCGCAGCTCCGACACCACCTCGTTGAGGAATTGCCGGGACTGCGGAACGATTTCCTTGACTTGTTGCAAGCGGT
Proteins encoded:
- the rplK gene encoding 50S ribosomal protein L11, whose protein sequence is MAKKVVAEVKLQISAGQANPSPPVGPALGQRGVNIMEFCKQFNAQTQAQQGLIIPVIITVYADRSFTFVTKTPPASVLLKRAAGVEKGSGVPHKNKVGTVTKQQIREIAQLKTPDLTAGSLEAAMRTVEGTARSMGIVVEG
- the nusG gene encoding transcription termination/antitermination protein NusG, which translates into the protein MADAAVAEKKWYVVHTYSGYEHKVKAALEERIRSMGKEEFFGDILVPAEKVVELVKGKRRTSSRKFFPGYILVNMSLNDDTWHVVKSTPKVTGFVGGATDPPSISETEVRQIAQQVEEGAVKPKPKVFFESGENVKVVDGPFQDFNGVVEEVKPEKGKLRVLISIFGRATPVELDFIQVEKA
- the secE gene encoding preprotein translocase subunit SecE, producing MANDRLQQVKEIVPQSRQFLNEVVSELRKVHWPTRQETVAATIVVIVVVLIVSLWLGMVDGVISFFFTRFLGVQ